The Ranitomeya variabilis isolate aRanVar5 chromosome 7, aRanVar5.hap1, whole genome shotgun sequence genome includes a window with the following:
- the PLD6 gene encoding mitochondrial cardiolipin hydrolase, whose protein sequence is MVPAVSWRRLGAVAAVALGLELVYRFVRRRPPVREVLFFPAPLVCAEPLFSPGSPCSCPLPHHTDGALSALLRRLLGARRSLELCIFTFSSHPLARTVLLLHGRGVRVRVITDSDYMAAAGSQIGELRKAGVVVRHSQSSGYMHHKFAVVDRSIVITGSMNWTQQAIQTNRENVLITDDGACVSAYLEEFERLWEEYDPAGYCFFPKEDQNGP, encoded by the exons ATGGTCCCCGCGGTGTCCTGGAGGCGGCTCGGTGCGGTAGCGGCCGTGGCGCTGGGTCTGGAGCTCGTGTACCGCTTCGTGAGGAGGCGGCCGCCGGTGCGGGAGGTTCTGTTCTTCCCGGCTCCTCTCGTGTGTGCGGAGCCGCTGTTCAGCCCCGGGAGCCCCTGCTCCTGCCCGTTACCTCACCACACGGACGGCGCGCTGTCAGCGCTGCTCAGGCGGCTCCTCGGGGCGCGGCGCTCGCTGGAGCTCTGCATcttcaccttctccagccacccgcTGGCCCGGACCGTGCTGCTGCTCCATGGCCGCGGGGTGCGGGTGCGAGTCATCACCGACAGCGACTACATGGCGGCGGCGGGATCCCAGATCGGAGAACTGAGGAAGGCGG GTGTCGTGGTTCGtcacagtcagtcctccggctacaTGCACCACAAATTTGCGGTAGTGGATAGGAGCATTGTCATCACCGGCTCCATGAATTGGACTCAGCAGGCGATACAGACGAACCGAGAAAACGTCCTCATCACAGATGATGGTGCATGTGTCAGTGCCTACCTGGAGGAGTTTGAACGTCTCTGGGAGGAGTATGACCCTGCCGGCTACTGTTTCTTTCCAAAGGAGGACCAGAATGGACCATAA